cttACGACATGACTTAAGAtcgtcgcagcgttttaaaacatgttttaaaatgctacgacattttttctgacgtacacaacgatcgtaaatcatgtcgtgggcctgtcgtaagccgttgtcgcatgcgacaaaaatcttACCGTGTAAATCGACCCTAAGAATTTGAGACggaaaacaataaacaaaaagGTGCCCGAAAGCATGTATAAGAATAAATGCGGAAATAGTGGAAGAAAACACCCTTTAAAAGGCCATATTTAACTGAATTAAAAGTATGTgaaaatgttacaaaaaaattcttttctgGTGTATATGGAAAGCAAGATATAATGGGGATAAATGACCAATTGTAAAGTGGAAAAGCCTAGAACCAGACATATTTTCAAACACCGGTACAAACACCGCCGTTGTTTCGAAGCTTGGCGTGTGTTCAATGCCACCTACGCTTCTTTAAACCGCGATGATAGTTCTAGGCCTTTTTCTTGACACCTATTTGCACCTCATTAAGAGGCGAGAACGCTAATTGCTGTTAATAGGCGCACCCTTTCCTGTTTTTAGCAAATTGGTTGAATATAAAATTATTCTTGCGATAACTTTGGATCACCCCAGATAAAAGCACTTGGTAGGAGTGTCGAAACGTTCAAATGTTTCAAAGTAGAGGAGCTATGCCTGATTGTCAACGTTATGTACTTTACACGCCTTGATGGTTTTTTAAAGAATTACCGCACCgtaaaaacgcaaatttcaaaacatctCTTCTTCGCCATACAGGATAATTCAAGTTTCTGGTTCTTTCAAACTAGATCAACTAGCGTTGATAGTTGCTTTGACTGACGGCCATTACCATGAGATTAGTATTTGCGAGAACATTTTTTTCAGTGACAGAAGCCTAATTCCGTTTGAATTCTTGAAGCTGAGTGGctaatttgtattttttattgctgtaGTTTACTTCCAATATAAACAAAGCACTTCACATTTTTACATTTCAGACATCCTGTGAGGGGGCGGCTGGCCCAAATCAAAGGCTTTGTGCCATTTCTCTCCTCAATTTCAGATACCTTTCCTTAGAAAATCCGACtgatagggaagatatcgttgacgtcacccattgtcatTAATTTGCCAACCAGAGcttcattggctgtcgaaacaaagggtcttttgttcctgtggctggcacacttgaataaaaaaagcaatgtttgtaaacagatatcttccctattcaTGCAGGCTAACTTTAACCAAACGTCTTTCTAGCCCATTATTCATTCATTATAAGCAGCGtatcttttcctttttatttcaaCCTAcaacgaaatttctcttcgagtcaAATGCTCTATTTGGAGCTTCCCTTTTTTTCGCTGCTCCCTACCGTCCACAAAGAAAAGCACAGCACTCACATCACTCTCATCACACTCGCAGATCAACGGAAGCGACATTTATTCAGCATTAAATTACAAAGCTATCTTATCTCTTCAACAAATCCGTACATTAAGCAATGCCACTAGCTGTATGCTCTCTGCCAGTGTTGACAGTAAATCTAACGTTACACTCCAACTGCCGCAGATCACTGAGATCAGGGAGGAAGTCGGAAGTATGTAAATTTAATAATTGGTCTTTATAAAAGGCGCATTCTCATTTAAATAATCAGTCATTTTTGCTCCGTACGATCACCACAAAACTCATCATCGGGCCCACATTGCTGGAAAATGGCAGATTGTGAGATTGAAGGAACATACATCCTTGAAAACGTCGAGACCGGGCGTTATCTTTTCGCAGATGGAAACAAAGTCAAAGATGAAGAACGAGGAGAAGAAGTAGAATCTGACTCAGCTGATTCGTCTGACTCAGGCGACTCTACTGGGTTAGTTGAGTCACCTCAAGTCAAGGGAGCAGATGCCAACTACTACAATCGAGCCATTTGGAAGATAATTCCACAAGGTGACGGCAAGTACTTCCTCCAAAATCCAAAGACCCAGAGGTTTTTGATGCAGGACGGAGAAAAGATGTCAGGCGAACGTGGAGCCGAAAAGGGCTGGAAGCAGTCTAGTGGTTTTGAAGCACCGCCTGCTGTGGCATCAGATATGAATTACTTCAATCGAGCCTACTGGATGATCAATCATCAAGGATGTGGCAATTATTTCCTTGAAAACGTGGAGACCCAGAGGTATTTGTTCCAGGATGGGGAAAAGATCCAAGGCAATCGAGGAGACGAAAAAGGTTGGAAGGCATCTTCTGGGTTTGAAGCTCCTGGAGTGGTTGGAGCCGATGCTAATTACTACAACAGAGCCTACTGGAAATTACTGAAGCAGTAAAATGAACCGTTTTGCTCATTTTCTCAGTTTTCTTAGTTTTAGCGTTTAAGTCACATTTGTAATCGTCACTTTCACTAATTTCCTTGCTTATCActttgtagtttttattgctGTAAACAACACGTAAATGCAATAAGGTTTTTAAGTGCAATATCGACGAGGCTACGGATAAAGAAACATGACACAATACTGGACAAAGATCACGGTGACTACAACCGGATATTCATATACGAACGTATatgtaacaaacaaataaaaggaaatttttATAGTCAACTGTAATGTGTGTTTTATTGCATTTGAGATCCGTTTCGATCTCGTCCACTTTTGGCAATGTCCAAGCTGAAGActctaagggacggaccattagaaaagtgatggggggaatggggaaaaaaccaaaaaaaaattcatgcaagggaaaatgccaagaaaaaaaattcacgcaaagaagacggtaaagaaaaaaaattcatgcagaaggatgTTTCAATGgtgacttttatttacagtgcatctcacaaaacgtttgacaggcgatttgcgaaGTTCGATGTAAATTTTATAAGTTCgcttcgaacttgggaatttcaatacgtgactgtcaatcaaagggcaaactttgaaagtgttaaaaagggttgacaggcctacacgacttccttgtacgtggtctggtttctgttgcctttgtcataataattaattttgctctcttgagtacatatttgaatggacgcctcttttaggcggttcctgtagtattcatttagcaatggtttgccctatgaggctttacatttgaatctctgcactgctgtgtgatacgttttcttccaagaaaatagttggtctttAGTTTcctggtgttgattttctcagcagtaatgtgaatgtgaccttatggcgtctcgcttttgcgccaatttaattctaggctcgaccgatatattcatcggcggtagaagcgagtgatcttctggttttaaatgtttgacccgggcccatgttcattttgtttttgaacgcctgttacattgtgccCTGTATCAGTGAGGTAGCTGGCTTCTTATAGGTGTTGTATgcctttttttctgcgtttcttagcagatcgttatgctctttgaaGGCGTTGTTTTTTATTAActctttcactcgttcttctgacttcttcagcgtgttttggtttgtgggtATGATCAGTAGCCgtcctccttgaacctctggagttaattcgttctcgtcgatgctcttttgatatttgacgtcgatgtctttaggtcgcttctttgtcgaggcattaagataacccgactctagatagaagttctctgacatattatttggtcaggcaagaccgcggtttcgatcctatcatgtgaatctcatcagttgccgatagcttgatttaaggtgaagagctttgtctttctttgtttctcatgtgtatatatcattctcacattcgctcaaaataaaatttgtaataaataaatattagaatttggtatctttgtaaatattctataaaattatttgtgcccacaataaaaattagaggATGGGTCTTATCGCCTTAAATAATGATtctataataaaatgaaaaagagcatttacatgtaatagtAGTGTTAAAACTTTACAGAGGGTTGTGTTGGTGAATGGAGTATGGCATCATTATGATGGGCTGTGAGAGAGGAATTCCAGAGGGCAGGGACTGCAAAAATGTACAGGGAAGCCGTCCACTCCAAGTGGCTTCCTCCTCTCTCACTGTGTgtacattttcgaaaagattttgcattaaaaagtggCCTTTATCCTTTGATCTGTTGTGAGTgttgaatattttataaatcacaaaaacatagataatgaatcaagatttcactgttataAAAAAGCAGTATttgtctaaaaagaaaattcgtgcagggggtttcacctggaaaaaaaattcctgcacaagcagtgcgcgagaaaaaaaatcgtaccagctgaaaatcccccacaccCCCCATCACTtctctaatggtccgtccctaatgAGCGAATTGTTGTCGTCTGTCACACAATCTCTACCCCAGCGGGGTGTGAACTGGATTTTTAAACCTGACTGCTCTATATGCGATTAATTACTCCTCAAAATCCAATCTTTGATTTATTCATTTCTATATGTACAGTGTCCTCAGCGCCAGACACTTAAGGTTAATACTGCTAACCTTTTGGGGTGCCTTCCGGGAAAACTATCGTAAGCGCGTTATTTTCGGTAAAACTCCAGGAAACTATAAatcaccaggagcccatcaccgaaaaggtaataaaatatATGAGCGTTTAAAGTTTATAATGGCTTTCTTAGCCCGCGCGAGGCTTCAAACATACTCATACATGTTCACTTTGCCCATAGTTATGCTTTGCTGAATTACCCGCCTTTGCATTATCACGCATAACCTAACAAACTATTATTTCAATCTGCACTCTATAGGTTACCAAAGTGTGTCGGGCTCTTAGGATCTTCCAATTGGTTTCcgagaaaataaactttgaagttGACCAATAGGAAATTTTCCGTTTCCGAGTTTTTGAGCAGAAAAGATTTTACACGTTCTCACACCTTGTCAATGCGGGTGTGAATGCGGTCAAGCCGATATGATGCCGCCGACCAATGAAAATCGACGTAAGGCCCCATCAAGAGGGTTTGTGACAAAACAGTTTTGAATTCGCGGGAAAGGCATTCATCGCTGCAACATTAGCCACAGATTATTGATTTCAGACTCAActgcactgactacaaataagTGGCGAACTCAACACTCGGTAAAGTGAAGATACCCGGATGTATTCCCGCGTCAAACTGCACGGGAGGTCTGAGGTGTTGGGGGAATTAACATTTTAGTCACGCAAAACACAAAATTTGGAATAACTCcgcaagaaaaaaaccttttcaaataatttcttttttagaacaaagtaaATATAATGAGGTATCTTATGgtggctttttaaaattttccaaatATCTTAGGTAAAGTCCTCTTCCACTCGTGAGGGAAATGACCTTCAATTTGGCACGAATTGAATATACGAGTTAACTGAGGGGGCAGCGAGGCCAGAGCACAGTTCTGTTCATTAATACAACCAAGAGATAGGATCCGGGCCGCGCTTGCCTTTCTGCAGTCAAAAGGAAATCATCAGGGACTACTAGTGAGAAATCTGGCCGGGCCAAATAGACTGCTTCTTAGAGGTTGTTCCGCGTGGTTAGTGAATCAAATTCCCTCTAATGGGTATGGAATAATACTGTA
The Montipora capricornis isolate CH-2021 chromosome 10, ASM3666992v2, whole genome shotgun sequence genome window above contains:
- the LOC138019002 gene encoding uncharacterized protein; this translates as MADCEIEGTYILENVETGRYLFADGNKVKDEERGEEVESDSADSSDSGDSTGLVESPQVKGADANYYNRAIWKIIPQGDGKYFLQNPKTQRFLMQDGEKMSGERGAEKGWKQSSGFEAPPAVASDMNYFNRAYWMINHQGCGNYFLENVETQRYLFQDGEKIQGNRGDEKGWKASSGFEAPGVVGADANYYNRAYWKLLKQ